A single Paracoccus pantotrophus DNA region contains:
- the fabA gene encoding bifunctional 3-hydroxydecanoyl-ACP dehydratase/trans-2-decenoyl-ACP isomerase — protein sequence MTMTRTSFDKEDLLACARGELFGPGNAQLPEPPMLMMDRITEISADAGPHGKGHVVAEFDIRPDLWFFACHFPGNPIMPGCLGLDGLWQLTGFNLGWRGWQGRGYALGVGEVKLTGMVRPDRRLLRYFVDFTKAVQTRRLTMGVADGRVEADGETIYEVKDMKVALSAA from the coding sequence ATGACGATGACACGGACCAGCTTTGACAAGGAAGATCTGCTGGCCTGCGCCCGTGGCGAGTTGTTCGGCCCCGGAAATGCCCAATTGCCCGAGCCGCCGATGCTGATGATGGACCGCATCACCGAGATTTCCGCCGATGCCGGCCCGCATGGCAAGGGCCATGTCGTCGCCGAATTCGACATCCGTCCCGACCTGTGGTTCTTTGCCTGCCATTTCCCCGGCAATCCGATCATGCCCGGCTGCCTGGGCCTTGACGGGCTGTGGCAGCTGACCGGCTTCAACCTGGGCTGGCGCGGCTGGCAGGGGCGCGGCTACGCGCTCGGCGTGGGCGAGGTCAAGCTGACCGGCATGGTCCGGCCCGACCGCAGGCTCTTGCGCTATTTCGTCGATTTCACCAAGGCGGTCCAGACCCGTCGCCTGACCATGGGCGTCGCCGACGGCCGTGTCGAGGCCGACGGCGAAACCATCTACGAGGTCAAGGACATGAAGGTTGCCCTGTCGGCCGCCTGA
- the pdxR gene encoding MocR-like pyridoxine biosynthesis transcription factor PdxR — protein MSDRIPVEMFFLRDSEAGTLQARLAAAIVRAILETRARPGTRLPSSRGLAETLGISRMTVTLVYQELISQGYLETRPRSGVMVAATVPHRRLKVQEPLPHETALDWDSWLAGELPRQRVIRKPANWRDFRYPFIYGQSDPALFDHNAWRDCARRAWGTRDFGELASDLYGADDPMLIDYICSHSLPRRGIQAEPDEVLVTLGAQNALFITVELLARGDRLAVTEDPGYPDFAETLRRAHSPTTFLDVDEGGLNPELLPQGTRLVIVTPSHNIPTGATMPLARRRDLLARAAAHDFLIVEDDYDFEMSYLAPPAPALKSLDRSGRVIYVGSFSKSLFPGLRIGYMVAPAPFIARARALRAIMLRHPPNHLQRITAYFLALGHYDAHIVRLRGALKRRRALMEQALAATGLRIAGAARSGGSSLWVEGPAGIDSTVLAARLQEDSVLIEPGEVFFETPPQPCAFFRLGYSSIREDDIAPGIALIARRTRELAAEQAG, from the coding sequence ATGAGCGACCGGATTCCCGTCGAGATGTTCTTCCTGCGCGACAGCGAGGCAGGGACGCTGCAAGCGCGGCTGGCGGCGGCCATCGTGCGGGCAATCCTGGAAACCCGCGCACGGCCTGGCACCCGGCTGCCCTCGTCGCGGGGTCTGGCCGAAACGCTGGGCATCTCGCGCATGACGGTGACGCTGGTCTATCAGGAACTGATCAGCCAGGGCTATCTGGAGACGCGGCCGCGCTCCGGCGTCATGGTCGCCGCCACCGTGCCGCACCGCCGGCTGAAGGTGCAGGAACCGCTGCCGCATGAAACCGCGCTCGACTGGGACAGCTGGCTTGCGGGCGAGCTGCCGCGCCAGCGGGTGATCCGCAAGCCGGCGAACTGGCGCGATTTCCGCTATCCCTTCATCTACGGGCAAAGCGACCCGGCGCTGTTTGACCACAACGCCTGGCGCGACTGCGCCCGCCGGGCCTGGGGGACGCGGGATTTCGGCGAGCTGGCCTCGGATCTTTATGGCGCCGACGACCCGATGCTGATCGACTATATCTGCTCGCATTCCCTGCCCCGGCGCGGCATCCAGGCCGAGCCGGACGAGGTGCTGGTGACGCTGGGCGCGCAGAACGCGCTCTTCATCACCGTCGAGCTGCTGGCGCGGGGCGACCGGCTGGCGGTGACCGAGGATCCGGGCTATCCCGATTTCGCCGAAACCCTGCGCCGCGCCCACAGCCCGACCACCTTCCTCGACGTGGACGAGGGCGGGCTGAACCCCGAGCTGCTGCCGCAGGGCACGCGGCTGGTGATCGTGACGCCCAGCCACAACATCCCGACCGGCGCCACCATGCCGCTGGCGCGGCGCCGCGACCTGCTGGCCCGCGCCGCCGCGCATGACTTCCTGATCGTCGAGGACGATTACGATTTCGAGATGTCCTATCTCGCGCCCCCCGCGCCGGCGTTGAAATCGCTCGACCGCTCGGGGCGGGTGATCTATGTCGGCAGCTTCTCGAAATCGTTGTTTCCGGGGCTGCGCATCGGCTACATGGTGGCGCCGGCGCCCTTCATCGCGCGGGCCCGCGCGCTGCGCGCCATCATGCTGCGCCACCCGCCGAACCATCTGCAAAGGATCACCGCCTATTTCCTGGCGCTCGGCCATTACGACGCACATATCGTGCGGCTGCGCGGCGCGCTGAAACGCCGCCGCGCGCTGATGGAGCAGGCGCTGGCGGCCACCGGGCTGCGCATCGCCGGGGCGGCGCGCTCGGGCGGATCGAGCCTGTGGGTCGAGGGACCGGCCGGCATCGACAGCACCGTCCTGGCCGCAAGGCTGCAAGAGGACAGCGTGCTGATCGAACCGGGCGAAGTCTTTTTCGAAACCCCGCCGCAGCCCTGCGCCTTCTTCCGGCTGGGCTATTCCTCGATCCGCGAGGACGACATCGCGCCGGGCATCGCCCTGATCGCCCGCCGGACCCGCGAGCTGGCCGCGGAACAGGCCGGCTGA
- the tauA gene encoding taurine ABC transporter substrate-binding protein, which translates to MTNMNRAGIFLAAMTLGAGLGPAPAHAETTVVVGYQQIVGPFIAAIADGRLDAAAKEAGYKIDWRQFSSGGDISTALASGNVPVGVIGSTGIAAAATRGVEFELFWILDNIGKSEALVARNGSGIEAPGDLTGKKVAVPFVSTAHFHLLVGMDQVWKIDPRGVNILNMKPPQILAAWQRGDIDAAYVWPPVLTELMKEGTVIADSEQIGAASVPTFDGLVADKKFAAENPEFMVAFTRALAGAYADYNADKAAWTEDSPQVAGIVKTIGGDAAGTIEALNMLSFPDAAEQASETWLTGGAVRALGESARFLVEQKQIDAALEDYAPFVNPSFAQAAAQ; encoded by the coding sequence ATGACCAATATGAACCGGGCCGGAATCTTCCTGGCCGCGATGACGCTTGGCGCCGGCCTCGGCCCGGCCCCGGCCCATGCCGAGACCACCGTGGTCGTGGGCTACCAGCAGATCGTCGGCCCCTTCATCGCCGCCATCGCCGACGGCCGGCTGGACGCCGCCGCCAAGGAGGCGGGCTACAAGATCGACTGGCGGCAGTTCTCGTCCGGGGGCGACATCTCGACCGCGCTGGCCTCGGGCAACGTGCCGGTGGGGGTGATCGGCTCGACCGGGATCGCCGCCGCGGCGACGCGGGGGGTGGAGTTCGAGCTGTTCTGGATCCTCGACAATATCGGCAAGTCCGAGGCGCTGGTCGCCCGCAACGGCTCGGGCATCGAGGCGCCGGGGGATCTGACCGGCAAGAAGGTCGCCGTGCCCTTCGTCTCGACCGCGCATTTCCACCTGCTCGTCGGCATGGACCAAGTCTGGAAGATCGACCCGCGCGGCGTCAACATCCTGAACATGAAGCCGCCGCAGATCCTGGCCGCCTGGCAGCGCGGCGACATCGATGCCGCCTATGTCTGGCCGCCGGTGCTGACCGAGCTGATGAAGGAAGGCACGGTGATCGCCGACAGCGAACAGATCGGCGCGGCCAGCGTGCCGACCTTTGACGGGCTGGTGGCGGACAAGAAATTCGCCGCCGAGAACCCGGAGTTCATGGTCGCCTTTACCAGGGCGCTGGCCGGGGCCTATGCCGATTACAACGCCGACAAGGCGGCCTGGACCGAGGATTCGCCGCAGGTCGCAGGCATCGTCAAGACCATCGGTGGCGATGCCGCCGGCACGATCGAGGCGCTGAACATGCTGTCCTTTCCCGACGCGGCCGAGCAGGCATCCGAGACCTGGCTGACCGGCGGCGCGGTCCGCGCGCTGGGCGAAAGCGCCCGCTTCCTGGTCGAGCAGAAGCAGATCGACGCCGCGCTGGAGGATTACGCGCCCTTCGTGAACCCGAGCTTCGCCCAGGCCGCGGCACAATAG